A single window of Sparus aurata chromosome 12, fSpaAur1.1, whole genome shotgun sequence DNA harbors:
- the slc5a1 gene encoding sodium/glucose cotransporter 1, whose product MSGDYFGFSFIRSDARNTPNVVLNNAPDISVIVIYFLVVLGVGIWAMVRTNRSTVGGFFLAGRSMVWWPIGASLFASNIGSGHFVGIAGTAAAEGIAIGGFEWNALIVVVILGWLFVPIYIKAGVVTMPEYLKKRFGGQRIRIYLSVLSLFLYVFTKISADMFSGAIFINQALGLNIYLAVIMLLMITALYTVTGGLAAVIYTDTLQTVIMVVGSFILMGFAFNEVGGYNNFQDLYMQAVPNITGNISADCYEPRPDSFHIFRNAITGDLPWPGLVFGLTIQATWYWCTDQVIVQRCLSAKNLSHVKAGCILCGYLKLLPMFLMVFPGMISRILYPNVVACVEPEECLKYCGASVGCTNIAYPKLVVDLMPNGLRGLMLSVMLASLMSSLTSIFNSASTLFTMDIYTKVRRSASERELMIAGRVFIVALIGVSIAWIPVVQSAQSGQLFDYIQSITSYLTPPIAAVFMLAIFCKRVNESGAFCGLMIGLAIGLSRMISEFAFGTGSCVSPSKCPTIICGVHYLYFSIILFVISCIIILGVSLMTKPIPDKHLYRLCWSLRNCTEERVDLEQDDWIDNQDSSMEIDEPEEEPGLCKKAVMCFCGLEQQKAVKMTPEEEEELQRKLTDTTEVPLWRNVVNANAIILLCVAVFCHGFFA is encoded by the exons ATGTCTGGAGATTATTTTGGATTCTCCTTCATAAGGAGCGATGCAAGAAACACCCCGAACGTGGTCCTCAACAATGCACCAGATATCTCTGTTATTGTAATTTACTTTCTGGTGGTCCTTGGTGTGGGGATATGG GCTATGGTCCGCACCAACCGATCCACTGTCGGTGGCTTCTTCCTTGCCGGCAGGAGCATGGTGTGGTGGCCG ATCGGTGCATCGCTCTTTGCCAGCAACATTGGCAGTGGCCACTTTGTGGGAATTGCTGGGACTGCTGCAGCTGAGGGAATCGCCATCGGTGGATTTGAATGGAAT gcTCTTATAGTGGTCGTCATCCTGGGATGGCTCTTTGTGCCCATCTACATCAAAGCTGGG GTAGTCACCATGCCCGAGTACCTGAAGAAGAGGTTTGGAGGACAGCGTATCCGCATCTATCTCTCTGTGCTGTCCCTCTTCCTCTACGTTTTCACCAAGATCTCA GCAGACATGTTCTCTGGCGCCATTTTTATCAACCAGGCTCTCGGCTTGAACATCTACCTGGCTGTTATCATGCTGCTGATGATCACTGCGCTGTACACCGTCACAG GTGGACTGGCAGCGGTGATCTACACAGACACTTTACAGACCGTCATCATGGTTGTTGGATCCTTCATCCTCATGGGCTTTG CTTTCAACGAGGTGGGAGGCTATAACAACTTCCAGGATCTGTACATGCAAGCCGTTCCTAACATCACGGGAAACATCAGCGCAGACTGCTACGAGCCTCGGCCAGACTCCTTCCATATTTTCAGGAATGCCATCACAGGAGACCTGCCGTGGCCCGGCCTCGTCTTTGGACTCACTATCCAGGCCACCTGGTACTGGTGCACTGATCAG GTGATTGTCCAGCGCTGCCTCTCAGCCAAGAACCTATCTCACGTGAAGGCAGGCTGCATCCTGTGTGGCtacctgaagctgctgcccaTGTTCCTCATGGTTTTCCCTGGCATGATCAGCAGGATCCTCTATCCTA ATGTGGTGGCATGTGTGGAGCCGGAAGAATGTCTGAAATACTGCGGGGCCAGTGTGGGCTGCACCAACATTGCGTATCCAAAACTGGTGGTGGATCTCATGCCAAACG GTCTGCGAGGTCTCATGCTGTCTGTGATGCTGGCGTCTCTGATGAGCTCACTCACCTCCATCTTCAACAGTGCCAGTACTCTCTTCACCATGGACATCTACACAAAGGTTCGCCGCTCGGCCAGTGAAAGGGAGCTCATGATTGCCGGCAG AGTGTTTATCGTGGCTCTGATCGGTGTGAGCATAGCATGGATCCCAGTGGTGCAGTCAGCCCAGAGTGGTCAGCTCTTTGACTACATCCAGTCCATCACCAGCTACCTCACGCCACCCATTGCAGCGGTCTTCATGCTTGCCATCTTCTGCAAACGTGTCAATGAGTCT GGTGCGTTCTGTGGACTCATGATCGGACTGGCTATCGGCCTGTCCAGGATGATCTCCGAGTTTGCATTCGGGACGGGCAGCTGTGTTAGCCCCAGTAAATGCCCCACCATCATATGTGGAGTCCACTACCTCTACTTCTCCATCATTCTGTTTGTCATCTCCTGTATCATCATCCTTGGAGTGTCTCTCATGACAAAACCCATTCCTGACAAGCAC TTGTACCGACTTTGCTGGAGCCTGAGGAACTGCACTGAGGAGAGGGTGGACCTCGAACAGGATGATTGGATTGATAACCAAGATTCAAGCATGGAGATAGATG aaccagaggaggaaccagGTTTGTGCAAGAAGGCAGTGATGTGCTTCTGCGGTCTAGAGCAACAAAAAGCTGTCAAGATGAccccagaggaggaggaggagcttcagaggaagctCACAGACACCACAGAGGTTCCTCTCTGGAGGAACGTTGTCAATGCCAACGCCATCATCCTGCTTTGTGTGGCTGTTTTCTGTCATGGCTTCTTCGCTTGA